GATCATCCTCAGTGAATGCACGCAACATTTCATAAAATTCATCTGTTGTCGTTGGTGCTTCTATGCCAAGAGCATCTGCCCAATCCTTTCGATAAATAATGCCAGTACGTGATAGCGGTCTTCCGGCATATAATGAGTACAATTTGCCCTCAACTTTTTGATTTTCTAATATGTCATCATTTAATTTGCTGAGGTTCTCATAATCATCAATATAAGGTCCGACTTCCCAGAATTGATCATCACGTACAGCTTCTCGAAGCTGAGAAAATTCATGATTTTTCACAAGAACAACCTCTGGAACCGTTCCAGTAACAAAAGCCGTGTTCATTTTCTCTCCGTAATTATTGTCAGGAACCCATTGGATTTCCAACTCCGTATTTGTCGCCTCTTCAATCAATTTCTCAAGCCGCTCATTTGGTACTTCAGCGGTATGGAGATTTAACAATAATGAGAAAGAAAATGGACCATCACTGCCTCCCTCACTAGTTGAAGCGCTTTCATTATTTCCACATGCAACGATGACCAATAGACATGCAATGAGAATCAACTTTACCCATATTGAACGCATAGGCTCCCCCTCTATTCCGTTTTATACATGCACAACCATCCTTATCGGATGACTGAATTTTACCACTTCACACACTAGTATTACAATAGGTTTAGATAATTTTATAGGTATAAGATCCTTCGAAATTAAATTAATGAATAAATATTGTATTAGATTACCAAAAAATCCAAAAAAAAAAAAAACGGTATGCTGCAATCTTTTGCTAGTGGCCGCTTTTGTTTGCAAGATCATCTAGTCGCATGAAAATAAGTAGAATAGATTGTGCTTTTAAGCTGAACATTGTTTCCAAAATGTTTTCGATGTGACTTTCATTCCTCTAAGGCGTGTCTTAAAACTTGCTCAGAGGCATCTGTCACCGCCTTTTCATCCTTACCTGCGTTTCTTTTTTTGACGTACGCCCGGTACGACTGCGAAAAAACGCCTTGCTTGGAACGAAAATTCGGCAACATCTGCTCCCTTCTGAGTACTCAGACACACCCTAGTAATATTTGTAGAGGACCTGTGTTCCCTTTTCACTGAATCCTTTCTCTGCCAGAGTTTCGTACATTGAATGACTAAGCGACACACCTGGCATCCTTAAACCCAATTCCGCTGCTGACTCAATGGCAATCGCCATATCCTTAATGAAGTGCTTCACGTAAAAACCTGGCTCATAGTTATCTTTTATAATGCGTGGCGCAAGCTGACTCAATGACCAACTCCCTGCGGCACCGCTATCAATGCTTTTTAAGACGGTTTCTGCATCGAGGCCTGCTTGCCGTGCATATGCCAAAGCCTCGCTCATGCCGATCATCGTTGACGCAATAGCCACTTGATTGCACATTTTGTTGCCACAATCGCTCACTTCTGCTCGCTGCTTTGCTTTATCTGGCGTTTGTCACTATAGTATCTTCTTTATTTCAGTCTTGCTTTCACGCTACCAATGGAGAGATGATGTGCTCGCACAAAGTTGGAAAACTTCCTATTGCCATTGAACCTTTTGTCCTATATGATAATGTATTATTACTGACACTTTTAACGTGTCTAGGAGTGGGGGAGTTCAATAGTGGGGAAGCAAGGGTTATCAACAAAAACAATTGTAGCTATTGGGATAGGAACAGCAGTATTTGTCATCCTAGGCAGATTTGTCACATTGCCATCCGGGGTACCTAACACAAACATTGATACAGCCTATGCCTTTCTTGCTCTAATGGGGGTTCTTTTTGGCCCTTTGGCTGGTTTTTTGATCGGTTTACTTGGGCATGCATTAAAAGACGCTGTTTTCTTCGGAAGCATTTGGTGGAGCTGGGTCATCTGTTCTGGCTTGGTCGGTTTATTTTTTGGTTTAGCAGGACTGCGTTTAAAGGTCCGCGTTGGTGAATTTACGACAAGAGGAATCATTTTGTTTAATGTCGTGCAAATCATCGGTCAATTGCTAGCTTGGTTTGTCATTGCTCCATTACTTGATATCTTGATTTATGCCGAGCCTGCCAATAAAGTATTTTTGCAGGGTGCTGTTGCTGGAACAGCAAATATCGTTACAGTTGGTGTCCTCGGGACGTTGTTGATTGCAGCCTATGCAAAAACACGAAATCGATCGGGCAGCTTACAAAAGGAATAGTCTTCTGCGTGAGCGACACTCATTGTTACAGAAGACAGCTGGGAGATTTCAGATGACTACACCCGTGATTACATTTTCAGATTTCAGCTTTACGTATCGATCTCAGGCAGAGCCTACGCTTAAAAACATTAATCTATCCATATATAAAGGAGAAAAAGTGCTTATTATTGGTCCTTCAGGATCGGGCAAAAGCACTCTTTCTCATTGTATCAATGGGCTTGTCCCATTCTCTTATGAAGGAACGAGCACTGGTAATCTAAAGATTTCAGGTATGGAAACAAAATCAATGAGCTTATCAGCACTGTCAAAACAGGTCGGTACCGTTTTGCAGGATCCTGATAGTCAATTTATTGGGTTAACTGTAGGTGAGGACATTGCCTTCTCGCTTGAAAACGATGCGGTTGAACAAAGTGAGATGCACGAACGTGTCGAACAGGCAGCAAAGCTTGTCGGCATGGAGCTTATGCTGACGAAACGATTATTTGAACTTTCTGGTGGCCAAAAGCAGCGGGTTGCCCTAGCCGGCGTACTTGTCGATGATGTTGACGTATTGTTATTTGATGAGCCGCTTGCGAACCTTGATCCACGCGCTGGCAAAGAAGCAATGGAGCTTATTGATCGTATTCACACCGAAACCGACACAACGCTCATTATTATTGAACACCGACTGGAAGATGTTTTGCATATTGATATCGATCGAGTCATTGTCATAAATGACGGTTGCATCGTTGGGGATATGCCACCAGACGAGCTGATGGTCTCTCCACTACTTGATGAGTGCAATATTCGAAAACCATTGGCCATTAAAGCATTGCAATACGCGAACAGTCCATTGACGGTTGAGGATCGTCCTAGTCAATTGAAACAACTTTCACAGCAGCGGCATTCCCAGCACCTCGTTAACTGGTTGAATACACAAGGGATGAATGCCCCGCAGGTCGCTAGAAAACCACTGCTTACGTTGGAGCAACTATCATTTGGCTATACTCAACCCTCTGAACAGCTCCTAAACATCTCCTTTTCTGTACACGCTGGTGAAATGATTAGTATAGTCGGACCTAATGGAGCAGGCAAATCAACACTTTCAAAGGTCATTTCCGGGTTTCTAAAGCCCTCTAGCGGAACGATAACGTACAATGGTTCTCCGATAAACGATGACACGATTAAAGAACGGGCCGAGCAAGTTGGGCTTGTTTTACAGAATCCAAATCAAATGATTTCCAAACATATGATTATCGATGAGGTGGCCTTTGGACTAAAGCTGCGAAAGCTTCCTCCAGAGATCATTGAACAAAGAGTGAACGATGCGTTGCAAGTGTGTGGCTTGTATCCGTTTCGCAATTGGCCCATTAATGCTTTAAGCTTTGGTCAGAAGAAACGAGTGACCATTGCCTCCATCCTCGCCTTGCAGCCCGGACTCCTCATTGTAGATGAGCCTACAGCTGGTCAGGATTACAAGCATTATACAGAAATGATGGAATTTCTCTCTTCCTTAAGAGACCAAGGGGTCGGCATCCTTATGATTACCCACGATATGCATTTGATGATGGAATACACGACACGTGCGTTAGTGCTCGTAAATGGCAGGCTGGAAGCAGATATCTCACCTGCACGACTCATGAGTGATGAGACCTTAATGGAGAAAGCGCATTTAAAAGAAACTTCCTTGTATACGCTAGCGATGCAACATCACTTGTCCCCATTACAAATGGTCGAACGGTTTATTTCTGCTGACAAGGAGGCTCGTGCCAATGGCAGTTGATATGCTTTCGTATATCGAACGTGATTCAATCATTCACCGACTTAGTGGGACAACAAAGCTCATTGGGTTTTTGCTTTGGTCATCGGCGGCAATGCTGACATACGATACACGCGTCCTCATTTTTCTCTTTATTGCAAGCTTGATCCTGTTCAAGTCATCTCGTGTTTTATTTAAAGACATCTCTTTTTTGGTCTATTTTATGCTTATCTTTTTAAGCTTGAATACGATCGCAATTTACCTATTTTCGCCTCAGGAGGGCGTTCGAATTTACGAGAGTTCGACGGTATTGATTCCCCTTGGAGGACACTTTGACCTGACTGCGGAGGAATTGTTCTACCTAGCGAATATCATGCTTAAATACATTACTGTCATCCCAGCAGCATTGCTGTTTATCGCAACAACCAACCCAAGTGAGTTTGCCTCCTCCCTTCATCGAATCGGAGTGAACTATAAAATCGGGTATTCTATTTCCATTGCCATGCGCTATATTCCTGACATCCAACGCGATTACAGAACCATTGCGATGGCTCAGCAAGCACGAGGCATCGACCTTTCAAACAAAGAAAAACTTAGCAAACGGGTGAAGAATGCGTTAACGATTGTGACGCCGTTGATCTTTTCTAGCCTTGAACGTATCGAACAGATCAGCAATGTCATGGATTTACGAGGATTTGGCAAACAAAAAAAACGGACCTGGTATGCGGCCCGTTCTTTTCGGAAAAATGATGTCATTGCTTTGGTGATTATCGTGGTGTTCTTTTGTGCCTCTATGGTGATTACGTATTATGATGGAAGTCGCTTTTACAACCCGTTTCATTAAACCCCCCTCGTGCCGGCCTTATGTTTGGTTGGCACACAGGCCTACTTAGGTTGTCCTAGTGACTTTTCCAATAACTTCGTTGGTTATGGTCGAAATTGAACCAACAAGGTCTATCTCATTTCTTTCGTTCTTTACAAAAACCAAAAGCGGTAACTAGTGAGACGCCAGCAGCAAAGAAAACACGACGAGATCTTTTCGAGGTTAAGATGCGCTAAGGTGCACGGGAATGACGATCGCTCCGTCAACATACTGCGCTTTCAGTGGGGCACGGCTTCAGCTTCCTCGGAAAGCAGGCTTTCCGAGGGGATCTTCAGCTCGCGCTGATCCCACTAGAGTCTACGTATGTTGGCTACGCTGATGTTTGTTTCTGCGTACATTGTTTTATTGTGGCTGGTTATCGTATAGAGGGTAAAAAGCTGTGTTGCAACCAAATAAGGCAAGTAGTTGCAATGTTTCAAGGTAGATCACCTGGTGCCTTTTACACGAATGTCGTTTGGTGAAGGAATGCAGTGAAACCATAAAAAGTCGGTCTCATTTGATTCGTGCTTTATCATAAACCAAAAGCGACGACTAGTGAGACTCCTGCGGCAAAGAAAACACGACGAGATCTTTTCGAGGTTAAGATGCGCTAAGGTGCACGAGAATGACGATCGCTCCGTCAACATACTGCGCTTTCAGTGGGGCACGACTTCAGCTTCCTCGGAAAGCAGGCTTTCCGAGGGGATCTTCAGCTCGCGCTGATCCTACTAGAGTCTACGTATGTTGACTACGCTGATGTTTGTTTCTGCGTACATTGTTTTAATGTGGCGTGGTCTCGTATAGAGGGTAAAAAGCCGTGTGGCAACCACATAAGGCAAGTACGTGCACTGTTTCAAGGTAGATCACCTGGTGCCTTTTACACGAATGTCGTTTGGTAACTGTTGAAAATGAAACCAAAAAAGATCTTTCGCATTTCATTCGTTCTTTATCATAAACCAAAAACGGCTACTAATGAGACTCCTGCGACAAAGAAAACACGATGAGGTCTTCTCGAATCGATGTTGCACTTGTACCCGAAGGGTGAAAAGAAAACACGATGAGGTCTTCTCGAATCGATGTTGCACTTGTACCCGAAGGGTGAAAAGAAAACACGATGAAATCCTTTCGAGTCGATGTTGCACTTGTACCCTTTAGGGTGAAAGCGAACGTATAGCCGTTTGGCTATAGAAAAATGTTTTCCCGCAGTTAACTTGTGCGAAAACAAGAACTATAACTCATCCTGAATAAAATAAGACCTACGTTACCTGATAGGGGCACTAGCTCATTAACGTTCCACCGTTCACATTAATGGATTGACCCGTAATAAAATCTGACATGCTTGATGCAAGAAAAACCGCGGTTTCAGCGACATGCTTCGGTTCCCCTATGCGACCGAGAGGAATTTTTTCTAGTACCGTTTGCCGGTATTCATCAGTCCATTGCTTGCTCATATCGGTCTCAATAGGACCTGGGCAGATCGCATTGACATAAATTTGATGTGGGGCCATCTCAAGGGCAAGGTGCTTCGTTAAATAATCGACGCCTGCCTTAGAAGCCCCGTACGAAGGCGCGGCATTTCGATGTGGCGCTTTCGCGGCGGTCGAGCTCACATTAATAATCTTCCCTGCCCGATTTTCTATCATTAATGGTAACACAGCTTGGCAAAAGTAAAGTGTCCCATTTAAATTGACATCCATGACCCGTTGCCAATCGTCAATCGACATCTCAAGTGTCGTGCTACGTTGGTTAATGCCTGCATTATTGACAAGGATATCGATTGTTCCATAATGGATCTTCGCTTCCTCTATCGTAGCCTGCGCCGTTTCTGCAAGTGAAGCGTCTCCTACGTAATAGATACAATCAACACCACGTTTTTTGACTTCTTCCACTCTCTCTTTGAGAAGGTCCTCGTTTGTCCCAGTAATCATCAACGATGCGCCTTCATCAGCGAGTCCAAGTGCAATGGCTCTCCCGATGCCTCTACTCGCTCCTGTCACCACTGCTGTTTTCCCTGTCAGTCGCATAGCTTTTTTTCACCTCTTTCATTCCCCGTTCTTTGTTCTACGTCCAAATGCGTTATATGTCCCCTGCCTCAATGAATGCATGCGTCATCACTCTCTGTTCCGTTTTAAAACATCTCCTATTACTATATCAAAAACGTCTGAAAACAGGAAATCTTGTCTTCTCTGTTCACCACAACCAAAAGTAAACGCATTATGGTAGGATGATAGAAAGTACTTTTGTACAGACATTGATAGAAGTGGAGGTACGTCTTTGTTTCTGATCTAAAGCATTAGTAGGCAAAGGCAACTTATATGAAGGATACATTACTCTTAATTGATGGATTTAATTTACTAAGCAGAGGGTATTTTGCAACAGCTTATGGAAAACCGGAAGACGAATTGCCGCGCAATGAACAAGGGCTTCTAATTAATGGGGTACGTGTCTTCATCCAAAAACTCATGCGCCTCATTGCTGATTATGAATGCACGCATGTTGTCGTCACATGGGATGTGAAGCGTGAGGAAACGACGCGAAGACAGGAGCATGCCTTTTATAAAGCCTCTCGTGAAGAGCTCCCATCTCCCCTTCTCGAACAATTTGAAACAACACAGGCTGTGCTTACTGCATTAGGCATTGAACAGTTGACGCACCCGCCTTTTGAAGCAGATGACATTATTGGTACATTATCCTACCGATGGACAGAGGACGCTCGAGGCATGTGTTTTGTCTATAGCAATGACAAGGACCTTTACCAGCTGCTAAATGAGACAAGTGCACAAATCCTTGCTCAGAAAAAACAAGAGCTGGTCTATCGTGTCGAGCATTTTGTTGAAGAATTTGGCGTCACTCCTGAGCGTTGGGTCGATATTAAGGCTTTGCTCGGGGATAAAAGTGACAACCTCCCTGGATGTCATGGCATCGGACCAAAATCGGCTCTACCACTCATTCAGCGCTATGGATCTGTTGAAGAGCTATACGCACAAATTGATGAACTAGATGACACACTTAAAAAACATCAGAAAAAACTCATTGCAGGGTATGAAGATGTTCTCGTCACCAAGTCGCTTGCACAGATTCAATGCCGCATTCCTACGCTTCAGGAGGTAGACATGGACAGCTTTTTGATTGATCTTCCAGAAGAACTATTTTATGAGATGACGGCAGCCTACGGCATAAAAGCGGTATACCCAGATACGCTTCGCCCGAGGCTTGTTTAAAGGAGGAAATGCATGAGTATACATCCTTTGCCACGTACTTTTTATGAACGACCAACATTGCT
This genomic interval from Aureibacillus halotolerans contains the following:
- a CDS encoding ABC transporter ATP-binding protein, producing MTTPVITFSDFSFTYRSQAEPTLKNINLSIYKGEKVLIIGPSGSGKSTLSHCINGLVPFSYEGTSTGNLKISGMETKSMSLSALSKQVGTVLQDPDSQFIGLTVGEDIAFSLENDAVEQSEMHERVEQAAKLVGMELMLTKRLFELSGGQKQRVALAGVLVDDVDVLLFDEPLANLDPRAGKEAMELIDRIHTETDTTLIIIEHRLEDVLHIDIDRVIVINDGCIVGDMPPDELMVSPLLDECNIRKPLAIKALQYANSPLTVEDRPSQLKQLSQQRHSQHLVNWLNTQGMNAPQVARKPLLTLEQLSFGYTQPSEQLLNISFSVHAGEMISIVGPNGAGKSTLSKVISGFLKPSSGTITYNGSPINDDTIKERAEQVGLVLQNPNQMISKHMIIDEVAFGLKLRKLPPEIIEQRVNDALQVCGLYPFRNWPINALSFGQKKRVTIASILALQPGLLIVDEPTAGQDYKHYTEMMEFLSSLRDQGVGILMITHDMHLMMEYTTRALVLVNGRLEADISPARLMSDETLMEKAHLKETSLYTLAMQHHLSPLQMVERFISADKEARANGS
- a CDS encoding SDR family NAD(P)-dependent oxidoreductase; this encodes MRLTGKTAVVTGASRGIGRAIALGLADEGASLMITGTNEDLLKERVEEVKKRGVDCIYYVGDASLAETAQATIEEAKIHYGTIDILVNNAGINQRSTTLEMSIDDWQRVMDVNLNGTLYFCQAVLPLMIENRAGKIINVSSTAAKAPHRNAAPSYGASKAGVDYLTKHLALEMAPHQIYVNAICPGPIETDMSKQWTDEYRQTVLEKIPLGRIGEPKHVAETAVFLASSMSDFITGQSINVNGGTLMS
- a CDS encoding energy-coupling factor transporter transmembrane component T family protein, which codes for MAVDMLSYIERDSIIHRLSGTTKLIGFLLWSSAAMLTYDTRVLIFLFIASLILFKSSRVLFKDISFLVYFMLIFLSLNTIAIYLFSPQEGVRIYESSTVLIPLGGHFDLTAEELFYLANIMLKYITVIPAALLFIATTNPSEFASSLHRIGVNYKIGYSISIAMRYIPDIQRDYRTIAMAQQARGIDLSNKEKLSKRVKNALTIVTPLIFSSLERIEQISNVMDLRGFGKQKKRTWYAARSFRKNDVIALVIIVVFFCASMVITYYDGSRFYNPFH
- a CDS encoding ECF-type riboflavin transporter substrate-binding protein, which codes for MVGKQGLSTKTIVAIGIGTAVFVILGRFVTLPSGVPNTNIDTAYAFLALMGVLFGPLAGFLIGLLGHALKDAVFFGSIWWSWVICSGLVGLFFGLAGLRLKVRVGEFTTRGIILFNVVQIIGQLLAWFVIAPLLDILIYAEPANKVFLQGAVAGTANIVTVGVLGTLLIAAYAKTRNRSGSLQKE
- a CDS encoding 5'-3' exonuclease codes for the protein MKDTLLLIDGFNLLSRGYFATAYGKPEDELPRNEQGLLINGVRVFIQKLMRLIADYECTHVVVTWDVKREETTRRQEHAFYKASREELPSPLLEQFETTQAVLTALGIEQLTHPPFEADDIIGTLSYRWTEDARGMCFVYSNDKDLYQLLNETSAQILAQKKQELVYRVEHFVEEFGVTPERWVDIKALLGDKSDNLPGCHGIGPKSALPLIQRYGSVEELYAQIDELDDTLKKHQKKLIAGYEDVLVTKSLAQIQCRIPTLQEVDMDSFLIDLPEELFYEMTAAYGIKAVYPDTLRPRLV